In the Primulina eburnea isolate SZY01 chromosome 15, ASM2296580v1, whole genome shotgun sequence genome, TTTAACACTTGTGTAACAACGGAAGCCACATATTCTACCTGATGACGCCTTTACATTTTCTTTTTCAGCAACAACAATCTCACAACCCGTTCTTTCTGCTCATATCTCCAGTTGATCAGTTTCAGCTGCTCTAAACGTATCTCCAGCTGCCAAAAACACCTAGCAAAATTTTATAAGTATGCCAAATAGAAATGAGAAACAACTTATTTTTAGGCCAGGGTTGGGCATATGACAGAATAAACGTCTAATTTCCATGGAGTAAGAGTGCTAATGAATTTGTGTTCTTCCGCAGGAGCAGGAACAACTCCCCGGTACCCACAAGTAAGGTGATGAAAAGTGAAATAAAAGCATCTGGACTACATTATCtgaaagcttaaattaaatgaAAGTCCAACCCTGTTTCATTAAGATTAATCTTGAAACACTAATTTAACCCCCCCGAAAAACAAGACAGGACAGGATAGAAAGACACCTCACCTTGGTCCCTTCTTTCTTCAATCTGTTGGGAAGCTTTCCTGCACAGTGCACCACATATATTTTTCAGTCTTACgacttaaaaaaaaatctataaatcCAGAAAATCTAAAAAAACAAATACGATAATTGCATTGATGTTCTATTAAAATTATTCTGGCACGCTAACATTTGttggattttaaaaattattggaAGATATAGTGAAGATAGCATGCAACAAAATAtagtgtttaattttttttaaaaaaaacacataTAGATAGTATTTAATTGATTCGATCATGAGTCCTATATCTAATACACAATGCGAGAATATTAAAAACTCCTACTAATCTCTCTTAATTTAGAATACGATTGCAACACGATGAAATAATCTTAGAATAACTATTTTAGGAAATATTTCATGTAGTTAAAGTTCTCTAAATCACAATATAATCATACCAATGGTACCGAAGATACATCATAAATCAATTTTTACTAATATCAACTCTGTTTTATGAATATATTTTTGGTTTCGAACAAGATTGAACCATAAGTTACAGACCAATTCAACTAACAAGAAGATTCTAGAATAAAGATTCTGCTTATAATCACTTCACTTCATGGACGTGAAAAGTACAAATAAAACTTTTTCTAAAAGCAAGCAAAAAAGCCATCATCCTTGACGTCCAAAGATGTTAAAACTATAAAAATATATTCCAGTATCAATTTCATAGGATTACCTAGAGATGTAGTCTTCCCACCTCCATTGACACCAACCACCATGATCACAGCcggttttcaaatgataaaagttTAGTCAGAGACCGATATGGAACGCCAAAACAAGCCAACAGACAATGTTTCATTGAACCAGTTCTGACCTGAAATCAAGCCGGAGCTCGGTTTTAAGTCTCTTTGcagttaacaaattaaatatgcTCCTCTTTAAAGCATCATATAATTAAATACTTGCACTGTCAGATAATACTTGAAGTATAAGAAGAGAATCTTGCTAAATAAAGCTATTACATGAGATTAGCATCAGAATAATTACTTTAATTTCACTCCCAGATTTGAGATTTCCAGCGTATGTATCATCCCTCAAGCTCTCCACGATCTTTATGGTAATCCTTGGACCGAATCAGCCACTAAGAATGCCTAACAGTAAATGGAAAAAGAAATATAAAACTGATCCAAAAATATACAAGCCCGGAAACTTGAATTCATATCATCAGTAGTTCTAAACCAGTATCAATCGCATAATAAAATGAGTATCCGAACTCCGCATACAGAAGAATTGTAGTTGGTGAAATTATCAGCACCGAACAGTCCCAGGTAAACAACAGTCCCAGGTAAACAGACAATTCTTTAATGCCAAAGCAAGAAATTAAAGACGTGAATCCGAGCAAGAAAGCTTCACGCATTATTTGGCAACAAAATTACAACAGAAAATGGAAAGATCGAACCTCTTCCAGCTCATCCAGAAACCGGTCAGTATCAGATAGCTTCCAGTAAAGCAAAAGCTCGTCGATGACAGCCAAATTATCCCTCGTCTTCTCCACGTCACTCTTAGCATTCTCTTGTATCAACCGCCCAAGTTTTGTGAAGAACCCAGTTTGCCCAGATGCACACTTGAACCCGGAAGTACGGGTATGGTTCCGGACTGGATGAAGGTGGTTTGGGGGTAGGGGAAATACGGGTGCAGCCAGAAATAGTTTCTATCTAAAGtagaattttaagttttttaatttttaatacttTAAATTGATTTATTTGAACTAATATCAAACTAatccaaaatttatttataaaatatttataaaaaaaaaactagaccACCCGAACTTCATATAATGTGACTCCGCCGCTTGACGAAGATAAGAAGGTGGTTAAGAAGCCATTTTGTAGGAAGGTGGTGGAGTGAGGGCAGGGCAAAGCTGGAATGAAGTGAATGATCAGAAAGCTTTAAACGTCGTCACTAcagttatatatataatcttttttattataaaatattattttttattataaatataaatagatCGACTaatatcacaaatatatattcatgacacatatcataaaatacttatttatccaaatatttaaaCTTCTTATTTACTTATAATTCTTTAAACAACTTGACTTGACATACAAATTTATAGtttgtttaaaataaatttagtcaGGTTGTCCTTTAATCCATATTACATATAACACACCATAAAAAATTGATTACTTGCACTCAATTtcgatatatatacatataaattatatataatatatgagcCAACTTTTCGAGGTTCTGTTAGAAatgtataaaatattatttaatagaTGTAAAAACAAACGTAAAGTTCTCAATTTTCTTGTACATGCACATTCAAACTCTTAAGACTTGTGCAAGCCATCGTCGCTTCTGTTTTTCCCTAGACTTTGCCATCCAATTTCACAACATAGCTTAGCTTATCTTTGGCTTTTCTAGTCAATTATGTTTTCATTTGGGTTTGGACAATATATGTTATGGTATATATAGTTAATTTGGAATATGGAAGATTCTTGGTTAGGTATACCAATTCATAAAGATGTTTTTTCCTCCCGAAAAAAATTAgatatttaatttttagcataaaagcTTTCGTGAGATGGTCTTAcagatcaattttgtgatattGATATTTAACTTGATTCaaataatgaaaaattattattttttatgttaaaattgttatttttcattttaaatatgaattaatttaatttgttttgtgggaaaaaattcgtgagactatCTGAAAGATTTAATCAATTTTGAGAACGTGGAGCCATCTAGGTTACATAGAAAGAAATATTCTGCATTCAATGTTCATTGTTAGATGAATATGGAAAAATCAGAGAAACTAGGTCAAAAAGACTCGGCAAAATTTAATGATGCATGCACCAACCACACGCCAACATTGAATTCTTATATTTGTTTAACAACTTGGCATTTGTCTCCAACTATTGCGATATCTGAACCGCAGGTAACTAATAGGGAatatttctgattttttttttttcaaaattcaagAAATAGGATGATATTGATTAAATGTAAGCAGTTAATAAACCGTCGCGAAAAAATGATAAGATGTTATTAGAGATAAATTTGAGttgatttttaaaagaaaatgataaTTAATGTATTTCATTAGTAGGTCTTCTGAAATACGgtatcatatatttatattcttAAGACGCGTCGACTTGATCCATACTTAGGCCATCCACAGTAGTAGATGTATTTTCTCCAAATATTTGTGGGTCTCATAGTCCACATcatcaatcaaatatttcactactcaaatatctcatatttcacaatcaaatatctcaccaatcaaatatttatgggtCCCACTGTCACTTTAATTAATagtttattttcatttaaataaaataacttacaattttataaaacatattaaaaaaatttctgaatattaaaaaaatatttgaatgatttagaaagtttaattaaaaatatttaaaaaatgaaaaaaaaaaatatgaataacCGGTTACAAATATGTAACTGGTTATTCACTTTGTACACAAATCAAGATGCCACAATTGTGAATATTTGGTGGTGTCAAATACTTGGATGACATGGCACCCACAATACCCACTACTATGGGTGCCCTTAGAGCGAAAACTAATGAGTTTGacgtaaaaataatattttttatcggTCGAATAGCATATTCGTCTCATAAATTTGAAACCGATAATAAGGAGGTTACTCCATTTACAATTATAAACTAAATCGAACTTTCGATGTACATTtttagcacaaaatttttgtgagaccgtcttatgaattaattttaataagatCGATCTCCAACTCGAcccaaattaataaaatattattttttatactaaaaatattatttttcattatataCACGTAACGAGTCGATCTGTCTGATAGAAGACTTACTCCACTCTTAGTCTGTTACTTGTAGTTTAGGTTTAATATTTTTGTAGAGATtatcaattttttcatttttatggaGGAAGTTCCCCGTATCTTTAGATGATACGCGCCGCCACCTTCCACCTTTTTTCCTGTTGCCTTCCTTCAGAATCTCTACATAAAAACACCCATAATCCTACGTTGATTATTATTTAGATTTGATGACCAAATTTATCACACACAAAATGCTAATTCTCGATTAAAAACTTGGAAACAGACACCCTCATGGAACCACGAACGTCAAAAGCGATTGAGGTTACCGTCATATCTGCCGAAGGTTTGCTCGAGAATCGACAAAAACCCTTGAAGAAAAACGCGTTTGTCGTCGTGAAATCCGACCCTCTGAAGTCCGTATCAACGGGTGTGGATTCGGAAGGCGGGAGTTACCCTTCGTGGAATCAGAAGCTGGAGATGGAGCTTCCTGCGCATGTCCGTTTCATCACGGTGGAGGCGCACTCGGGCAGCAAGGTCATAGGATCCGCTGATATCCCGGTAACGGATTTCGCGGGTGGGTACTTGCCGGAgaattatttgagtttcctGAGTTACAGGCTGAGGGACACCAACGGGGAGAAGAATGGGATTATCAATCTGTCGGTGAAGGTGAAGGCCGGAGGCGAAAATGGTGGCATGCACAGCCAGTTGTTCGCGGCCCTGGATAAGGGCCCCGACAGATGACGAGATAGCGAACGGGATTGTAACTGGAATTCCGGTTCCGTATTGGTAGATTGCAACTTAGTAATATGTTACAATACAGAAAAATAACTTCGATCCAACTAAGAGTTATACCAAaagttatttttcaaaaaaataggttttttgtgatacggtctcactttttatcatcaaatttttatcaaatttcaaaCAATTTGTCTAGATTCACGCAGATTTTATGCTATAAACTGACTTACTGATCCGATAGTCATTTGTCTTAGTTGGATTAGGAATCATGCTTATATATTCAGATGCATAATATTTTAAGAgtgaatctcatgtgagaccgtctcacggatcataatctgtgagacggatcaaccctatccatattcacaataaaaagtaatactcttagcctaaaaagtaatactttttcataggtgacccaaataagagatccgtctcacacaagtttttgccatattttAAAGAGTTATATATACATTCGAGATAATATTCtaaaaattatttgagcttTTCCATAATCGGATCTCAACTTATATCTGTCATGCTGTGTTTCATTGGATTTTTATCAGCGGAATCACTCTCTATATAGGATTATATTCTATATCACAATTGAATCAAAAAcatagaaaaatttaaaatataatcttCAGCTACATCAAGGATTCATCATGGCAACAATCAACTTAACTTACATGTTTTTTTGGAATCAACTTACATTTTTCAAAAGAGCAGGTATGTTATAAGATAATTTCACGTATCTATATCTATGAGATAGTCATTCTTGTCCATGGACCATAtttgtaataaaaattaatacttttgatataaaaagtaatatttttatgagTAACCCAAATATTAGATCCATAAAACCGTCTTACAAAATTGGCTAGACGGTGagtttttgaaatatcaattaCATAAATTCgtcatattatataatttattaatcttaaataatgaatattatatatactatAAATTATAGGTTACTTACAGGGAAGACGAAATTTCAAAATACAAACAGTAGTTATTAATATAAAAGGgtattttagaaatatatattAAAGAATATTTACCACGAgatgaatatatttattttatatgacattccttttttaatatattaaattaaaatataatattatatttacaaaaaaaaagaatgtaatattatatatatatatatatatatatatattgacaaaatatatatatatattttttttgacaaaatatatatatatatttttaaaaaatataactaGTAGATACttcatttcaaaaaaataaaaaactagtAGATACTTAAAAAATCTTGAAATCAATTCTTTAAATAACCTTTTTagaaaagtattttaaaatatatataaatgtttGTAGCTCAATATCCAACAAGCACCAGTGGTCTAGTGGTAGAATAGTACCCTGCCACGGTACAGACCCGGGTTCGATTCCCGGCTGGTGCAAATGGGCTTGCGATGATGAAAGTTGCGCCGATTGCCGACGGTTGGGTCTGTCGCATCATCTGCTCTGGGATGAGATCAGGCGCTGCTGAGCTCCCtgaatttttttcttctttttctgtaatgtattttattttttttcccctttatataattatttttttgagaTATAATTAAATGTGTGTAAACCAGTAATCCGATAGACACTTGTCAACAACCGTGGTGTCCTGAAATATTTTCTGAGAATGTAATagtttttaaaatgaaatgatcaaatttttaaattaaaaagctatgagagaaatatgatGAAAAAACGAATATGATGTGAGGTATGTAAAAACTTTACCAACACAACAAAATTTAGTTATTTTAggagatttaacttttaattaatttataaaaaaaatttaattaatagtAAGCATAGATTAAGTGATGGGTTATAgctggaaaaatattttatatagatGGTGACGTCAATATTGAAATTTCACAAATATcccttattattttattttccgTACACAAGTTAATCTAAAATTCAAAGAGAAAAAACTCATTAAAgtccaataaaaatatattaaccCATGAAGTCAGCAATCaataattaattcaaacttCTCACAAACTAGGTtattaccaaaagctataaatGTTAGTGACAGTACAGTAGCTCAAATGACACGTTGAAACTATTATAGAACATTGACAATCATAATGTACAATGGTTGCAAGTAGTGCAACCAAATTTTACGTAAAAAATGTGTGTAAATCAGCGCTTCAGCATACTTGTTCTTTCCAGAACTGAGATCTTTGTAAGAGATTATATATCAGTTACATGAATTACATCATAGTTCGAGGATATGTGGAAAAAGGCTCACACCTGAGAGCAACAGCCATAAACAAGCTTCAACAGTTTAAAATATGTGATACAATGTGAAGCTATTGCTATTAgaacacatatcataatccacaaagattattatttaaaagaaagaacTTTTACTACTTAGCCAACAATATATGTTAGCAAGAAGcacataatatcatatattttatGAATATAAAAATGAATGAGTACTAGAGAGACGTCGGAAATAAAAACGCGAGCTAATGTCGACCCCCCAATCATGATAAATTCCAAGTAGTCCCTCGATCATATATAACAATCAAGTGTGAGAGCACAAAATGTTTTAGAAATATAATTACTTAAATATAGACgtgtaaataattaaatattttcgatttattttattgtaaaaataatacactataaaatattaaatcaaTCATGACATATTCGAAATGACCAGTACAAAACACGGTATAATGAAGGCTGGATACTCCACCGATTTGGGAAGGATGAATTTAGATGACAAGTCAGTTTTCTCAACAAGTTATAATCTCATATTTATGGAAGAATATCCGGCGAATTTATGTAGGATATCAATCAATTAATGGTAAGATCCATCTAACCTCTATATATACCATCATATAATACCATTCAACATTTCCCACCATTCATTACATtcgaaattttcgaaattctctctAAACTCTCCctataattttcgaaattttgctCTCAAAAATTCTGTTGCAATCATCAAAATTCTGTTTCTCTCTCTGGTGCTAGAatccgatctccaccgttcaaAATATGCTTTCATATGTTTTGAATAACATATCGAAACTTCAGCCAAATCCAAGGGTAATTTTTTGTTTGTAGCCTTCGCAAGAAAACTACTCAGATTTTAGGTGGAACAGCATACCTACGGTTTTTTGTCCATAAGCAGGTTAAAACGATTTTCAAATTCGATCttcaccgttcataatttatttgaCGTACTAGTGAACGTACTGTAAAAGTTAAAGCCCGATCAAACGGATCAATAAGGAGTAAGGAATTTTATAAGGCAGGTAATTTCTCGGTATATGTACTGCTGCGTTTTTGAGGTGTCGGTTGCATGATTATTCTATGGTTTCCGAGTTCTTCACATTTTAATCCATTCTAGGGTAAGTAggcttattttaaaatatgttaagtacgatttatttctttttgaaAGTTTCGGTCGAGCACCGTTGTTCTATTTCTACcccttcttgatatgattatcgTATGTTTTATGTTTTGGGCACTGTGAGGATTCAACTGATATGAGTGAGAATCCcaatatgcatgatatgtttatGACCCTTACACAGTGGATTGTAACCGTTATATGACATCGCCCTCTTAGAGGAATAAAAATttgggactgatatcagtaaaccacgGAAAGTAGATGAATCTCAGTGCCTTGGCCAAAATTATGtttatgattatgatgatgACATGTTATGAGAATCATGTTATGCATGATATGATATATGGTTTTCGAAATTCATTTGTATTTGTTATGTATGTCCTCGAACAGCCTCCGCTTACTAAttccaaatttatttttattcataaGACATTAATTGTCAGGAGGCTTTTTCCGAATGGCCGTGTTTCCATCAACGATAATAAGCTCATAACACACAGATTTAGCTACTGCCTGAAGATCAGCACATTCCTTTTCCCGTTTAGACCATCTAAAGAGGGCCGAAATGACTAGGTAGCCTCCTGGACGAAGCAACCGATCAACTTCAAGAAATATACCGCATCTGAAAAATCACAAGTTTCCTGTGTTACTAAGAAATTTTTGGATTTATAGAACCTTTGTGCAGGAGAGTTTCTTTACAAGACTGCAATAACTTACTATAGGCAGTGAAAGGAATTAGACATCTTGAACAATGCACgaaatcaaatgagaaattaACCAGGAAAGGGCAGTCTACAAGTTCCTAACATTGCAATAAATGCTGGTACTCCTCTTTCAAGTGCAAATTGAATCTGAGCTTTGTGTGAATCTCTTGGAGCAAAAGGAAGAGTCAAAATGTTTTCATCATGTATCCGCCGAAACTAGCAACCTGCAATAAAAATCAAGACtactgaaaattttaaaatatcattcccGCACCAGCCCACATCCCATATCAAGAGTCGTTCTTATAAATTACTATTAGTGACATTTTTTAGTGTCATTATAAATTAACATAGATGGCTTTTGTAAGTGTTGGTATAAATAAGTTTACATATATGACATCCAACTATTTCACTGTTAACATAAAAATACGGAAAATATAAATGTCTTTTGAAACTATTTTGTTTAACATAATAGTAAGGATTGTATGTATCAGATATAAGTGTTGTCTCGAATGTTGTAGCACAACAAGTATCGGAATAATATAacacataaataaataactaaaatttaaaataatacggAGATAGTTATGCACAAGTAAACACACTTGTGCGGTGTCTCGTGACAAAATAATCACTAGAAAAGAAATCGAGTTTACAAATCCAATACTagtgaaaaaacaaaaaactatCATTCTTAACAAGTTTGTAAattgaatcataaaatatcaacaacaaaaataaccaAAACGGCCGAAATTCGGCAGAACATTTTCTTAGTTCTCTCGTATCTCACTCGTctcgctttttttttttgtgcatcaattattattcaataaaatatatgaatttttCGGAACCGATACCGATAAGTTCGGTATGGTATCATACCATACCGAAATTTACGGCATACCGTTAAATTCGGGATTTGCGATTTTTGTGGTAAGATAAATACAATATACAAAAATGTTCGGTATATTTTCCCACTCCTAGCTCTTACTTATATTTttgtatgattttttttaaatatatatatatatatatatatatatatatatatatatatatatatatatatatatatatatatatatatatatcatgcatgttgTTTAGAGAAAAAATGGACAATAATATTATCGGAAATCAATTTACCCAAgcgtttaatttattaattataaatatctTTTAAGTATAGCAAGATTGATGGATCCATTAAAGTAAGATCGTTGaccatttttttgttttgttttgttttttgcaTTTAATCACctaaaactcaaataatatgAAAGTACGTACATTCAATGGTACATACTCATTTTAAAGAAGAAGATCAAACATGACCTAGGGACATTTGAGCTAGGAAGGTGGAATCCAGTTAcatctttaaaaaataaaacaatgtaTTGAGTGTTGACCTTGAATTAAATTTATCGTCttcaattattataaaattattattgttaCGTTTAGATCTAATCTATCTCGTGTAATTCCGTGTATTCATGTTGGATTTGTATATTTAAACTTATCCCTCAATTCAAAAATGCACATAAAACTCATATGTATGTTACACGAGTTAAATTCGTGAGATAAATATCTGACCcgatctatgaaaaagtattatttttatgcaaattattattttttaccgTAGATATAGATCAGGTCGACCCGTCTTACGAATATAGATCTGTGAGACCTTCTCACGAGATATTTACTCGAAAGAATGATaaactttattattattacacaagaaaattatatttttgtcaTATGTGTTTTTCTATTTCTGATTTTGGTCATATCTGttataaatttcaattttaatcggatatattattatattttttttgagCATATTAGTCTTTTTTAATGTGACTCTTATATGATACAAATACGACGCTGATGTGACTATGACTTGTATGGTACTAATCATCATTTTCGATGAAAAATGACGAAAACTGTCAAAAATCGAAAGATACATGATTATAACTGAAATTTGATAACACAGTTGATTAAATCGCAAAAAAAGTAAATATATAAaaccaaaaatatattttccctTATCATAAAATTAGACACTTCAGTCTTCAAAGGGCTATTCTTTGAGAAAAGGGGAAAAAAATTTGGGAGATTATAGCGGAAAAGGTTTTTCCCCCTGATTTCAACAGAGCGACGAAAAcccaaaaatgtattttttggcTTCTAGCTTTAAAACATTTTTATTCTTTAAAAAACACCTCATCTAAGTACATTTTTTTTTGTCATAAAAACTGTTTTTccagaaaataaataaatcatttttgcCACAAAATTTTTAATACCCTAAAAAATCAAAATGTTTTCCCTCTTTCTCTAATTTTATTGTCAGCAAATGTTACAAATAAATCCTCCTTTTGTGAAAATTATTCTAAGTTTCGCTTTATactcaaaatataaaaaaatcttgatattttttaacagcataaatacatacatatctccaaaaataaaatatggttCATTTGAATATTCTCCAAAAATACGcttcttaaaatatttgaagttcttaaaatattttaagaataAATTGTCCTATTTGATAAAACATTCGAGTATGGAGAACACTCGTCAAAAGCAAAAGACGTCGTTATTGAGAAATATTTATTCacgtaaaaaattaaattaatcctACCTCTTGAAgaaattatgaaaataattaCTGTATAtaatttttagttttattaaattaaaaatggaaGCACATTGCGTTGGGTACCGTACGAGCAGGTAGGCGTCATGGACCTACGAATCACCTTTCCACTTTTAGGCGAAATTCTACTTTGATTTCATCAACCAATTGCCACGCAGTCAAAGTAACATGAAGTTTTTAAGTTGATAAAGTATCTAAACGTTTGATAAATCGTCGTAAATTCGATTTTTCATATCGATATTTTGTTGGACAAGTTTGTTATACATAATTGTCTTGTGCAGTTTATATGTTATTGTGTTAAATGTTTAATGTAAATAAAGCAATGGTTTTCCATGTTaatagtttaaaaattttagttcaatttttttaattaatttgtaacttgttatatatattggtctaattttacacacacaaatagatagatagatatatATCTTTGACTTTGAGAAAATATGCCTAGTCATGGTTGGGTACATGCACCTccactttaattattttatcttGGATACTTTTATTACGACAATATCGCAATTAATCAACCGTTAACAAGAAATTAAGAGGGGCCGGTCACTTCTAATTTGCACACTTCACTTTccattttattatataaaatgtgatacaaaaattataaaaaaaaattgttaagaATTTAATTCTCTTTACTTAGTAAGTTGGGGTTCTTAATTAATTTGCTtgctctattttttttttttttttgatttatATCATAAGAATGTTTAAGTGAGAAACGACTCGCAATTAAATTTGTAtaccattatttaattaagttatTGTCTGGATCTCATGTATATATAGAGCTGATTGCTAGTTCCGATGGGCACACGAAGAATTGATAAAGTGggtcatttttatttattttttatttggggTGAAAATGAAAATTCTGAGAATGGAAAACTCATGAATTGGATCGAGAACGATGCATAACAATAAGAAAAATGGTTTTAGGGGTAGTGaaaatgatttaaattaatAGTTAGTTCTTGAATCTAAACCCGTGTTGTCAAATTTCGATATTactatatttttcattttttggcaaCTTAGTTCATTTTATCGAGTGTACTGATGTGTCAACGCAAACCG is a window encoding:
- the LOC140813819 gene encoding BON1-associated protein 2-like, with the translated sequence MEPRTSKAIEVTVISAEGLLENRQKPLKKNAFVVVKSDPLKSVSTGVDSEGGSYPSWNQKLEMELPAHVRFITVEAHSGSKVIGSADIPVTDFAGGYLPENYLSFLSYRLRDTNGEKNGIINLSVKVKAGGENGGMHSQLFAALDKGPDR